tggaTTAAAGGAATAGGTcaccaaggaattcttgaaatagctaggggagggctggttgtgccttctcgaacactaagtgtacgtaaaatctgtatgttcgccccaaagatgaacttttttgagaGAGAATGAGACTTACATTGTTATAAACTAATCGACTCAGTTTTACGAATTgatatgatgtctgtgtgtgcgtgtttgtatgtatgtgtgtgcgcaataCACGTACTCAATTATCACCTATTTGCATGCACTTGTCCCTacccgatttgttcgcaacaaattgcattcaacggtgaaacttgttatgaatataaaGGAATATGTGTtatggaatatatttacctatcagtgctatttttatccttctcgtacattttttttcatatgtaaaacatgtgaaaggcatcaatactgATAAATGGATTAATTAGGCGTTTTGTTatgtatattagtccaatcaccactgtaATCACAaggataacaaagaaggaacatattaagattcacagctatcaaaataaaccctggagggaaggaaAAAATTACGTGATCAGaacattttccacttcccccgtagtgtttgataccaggggtaagtgtaaaatcttaaaattatttgctttcatggtGCAAACCAGTACAAattgaatgtgattagtttaattgtattataatggtcacctgtggtgCAAAATCACCGGAAAAAGTGTACCTTATGTATATTATCTGCTACAatacaacatatcaaaaaaaaaataataataaaaaattcgTTTATgagaaaatcgacttttaagttttattttcaatgattgAACAATTACGGTTGGAAGGTTTTCGGATGGAAAGTTTATATATACTGTGATTGAAAACTTCGCAATCAATAACTTTGCATACAGATTTAGCTGAATTACAGTAGTCTACAAGTCTTCAAAGTTTAATAAATTACATCTATCTTGTTTATCTCTTAGACGGCAGTATCAACACTCTTGCGGTTATTATCAAAGCTATTATCACTATGCCGGAGATGAAACAATTTAGCGTATTTACTCGAGAGAAACACGTTTACGAACACACGCTTCCGGCAATGGAACAACTATGGGCAGAAGCGGGAGAAACTATCCGGTTCGGCCCTAGATGCTGGAAAACGGTGGAAGGAGACACGGACGTAATTGTGATGGATGATCTTGGGGCTCAAGGATACACTGTGGCCAATCGTCAGCAAGGCGCTGATCTGGACCATGTTCATGTATTTTTAAAGAAGCTTGCGCAATTTCACGCCGCTGGTGCTGTTCTTTATCGGAAAGTCCGTACCTCATACGAACCAAGTTTCGATTGtctaaaactaataattttgaTATTACAGAATAAAACGATTTCGCCGTTATACGACTGTTTTTACGTTAGCCCTGAGGGTAGAGTTTTTATGGAGAAATTTATCAGCGTAATTAAACCTGTTTTTTTGGAGATCCTTTCATCATCACCGGAAGATAAACAATACCAATCTAAATTGGTAAGTTTGCGTTAATCATCATCAAATACCACTTTATTAATTCCAACTTTCGATCAATATATTCGTTGAACCGTAAAggaaaaaagtttggataatcATTTCAATAAGCTAAGCACGTCTCTCGCATTGAACGACTCGGATTTCGTTGCGCTCTGCCATGCCGATGTGTGGACGAACAATCACTTGTACAGCTATCACAAATCTGGAAGTCCGAAGGATGCCTTACTGGTAAGGTATGATTCGAAAACTGATCGCAAAGTCAGTCTCAGATGATTTTATTTCAGATCGACTACCAAGGTCCATTCTACGGCTCACCTGTAACAGATTTATTTTATTACGTTGTGAGTTCAACCACGCTGGAGCTTAAAACCACCAGGTTCGATGAGTTAGTCCAGTATTATCATACTCAACTGACTGAGGCATTGACTAAACTTGCATATCCGCTTGTCATACCCAGTCTGAGGGATATTCACATAGAGATGCTTAAGCGGGGATATTTCGGATTGTATTGCTTGTATGGGATTCTGCCAGTGGTACTAGCGGACAAGAATGAGAACGCCAACATGGATGGATTCTTCGGAGATAGTGAAGAGAATAAAAAATTCCGACATGACATGTACAATAATCCACTGTTCTATGAACATTTGAAACCTCTCTTGAAGCTATTCGACACTCGGGGCTTGTTGGATTTTGAATGAACAAGGAGATGCGAAGATAATAGTTATATGTATGATAATAAAGTGTTTCTATCATATGTCAAATCTTTTGATATCTTTAGTACATCCTTTGGGGTCTCCAGTGAAccttgcgtgcaaaggcgtagtattgccaatccggagatggcgagttcgattctcggtcaaTTGATAATTGTGGAAATGTTAATAGAACACACATGCTGAAAAGCAGGAAaaattccagttgaaatgtagatccatagaagaagaagtggTGACCAGaagtccagcttctggtggtactgttcagcaactccttcaactacATCTATagcatccgagaaatgtcgtccgtcgatcagcacgtggtctatctgtgagcaagtgtctccactcggatatTGGATATTCTTACTTAggtaggtactgctgattgccatccctctagcagcagcaaaggttacaagtcgcagaccattatcgttggtagcggaatgaaggctttccaatgacaggtcgaaagaaactttctcttccgatctgcgcatttgcatccccgattgCAATCTTTACATCATGTGTTGGGCATACTCTGTAGGTCTTATCAAGGCTCTTATCCTTATCCTTCACGCCATCAGGCTTATCTTTCGTTGAGGCATAGATGCTGAGCAggttatagttgaagaatttgtccttcattctcaacacgcaaatgcggtcgcttatctacttccaccggataacacgcttcatctacttcccgatcaccatgaagccaactcttcgttctgctctgtcaccgccgctatagtagatgtggtacttgaatgaagtgttcgctatgggatccactgcccggaattcacgttctccagttctggggcaccgtatttcctggattgctgccacccTCACGCCGACCTGCTGCAGCTCAGGAGCCTGGAACCCAACATGTgtgggttcattcaaagttccgactttccaatcgttgtcttTATTCATTGCCGGGTCTGTTgacgttgaatcaatccgtttgcactacttttgcctttcttggtaactgtagaatcttcagtAGGCTACATTACCAAGGtagcgctacctacatcgcgttgaaggggctgccttctcgatgctgacacgatgcgaCATAGTGTGCACAGTTTattttagagtccctcgctggcactcgaacaatgatcagccgcccctaacatggagaacagacgctgttgtgagccgctcctaacatggagaacagacgctcagtaaatttttacctccggagaggagcaaatcccccccccccttccctgtcagcaaacGACCATAGTTCTCACCGGAGTTGGTTACccaatcttccctaaggttactCGTATCCTGGAgtttcccgagcagcacaagttagccaaaaatggttacagcaacttgattgggactgaatctggtcacatatcagttCCAGAAACCAAtgaggaacatgtgtgctgctagggttctGGGTAAAAGGCTAAGGGccgcgaaatggggtctattttattccttcaggtacgcgaagtaccaatggtacgctttacaaGGCCCATCTGacgaacaaaattatttttatggctaactagctgtatgtacccggccttgctcgcaATTGGCAAtctgattcgcagtttttttcataATCGGGAAATAAATAAACCAATTgatcaacaggataattgtgttttcttattgatacttcatcattttattaaaagaaggcagatttcatttgaaaacgtTGACTGATTTTGGGATCAACTCCAAAATTGCATTTTTCCAGGCatacgtctatttctaaagaaggaaaaaacatccaccgatgccttatttcTGGCAAACGTCTGTATAtcccaaatttggttggaatcggccaaggggttcaaaagttacactgagttgatctaaacataactaaacaataccatACCACCCATTCTCCCCCTCTTCCAAAAAACATCCCTAACCCTCAATCGTCAGCTCCTTAAGACAAAGATTATGTGTTCCGAATTCGatggaaatcggtcaaggggttcaaaagttaaACTAAATTGTTCTTTTTCTTATGAATACTCCACCAAGTCGACTGAGGACGGTTTCAACGGTCAACGGTTTCAACGGTCAAGGACGAGAACATCGACTACCAGCGGCTTCCGGTGACATCCGGCGACGTCGACGAGCAGCTGCACTCCATCCATCTCCCATCTCCCTAGCCCGCGAGCACAATGTTACAAAGGCCCAGCAAGTAAGCAACACCCTGACTGACAATTGATATACTCACCAAAGATATGATCCGTCTGCGAAATGTCGCTCGCAGGCAGTACCAACGCATTAGGCTGCCTGCGTTTAAGACCCGGTGCAATAGCATGACTaaaattatccaggccagaatgatGGACCTTAAACTGTGCTAAGCCGGTTTGAAAGctaaccaaaattctaaaatccaagcctcggccaaatccacctttgatcccactagacagcAATGACTCTAAGGATCGCATGATAACTCCTGCGGAGAAGGCAGCCGCcatttcgtcagctcacacaatttTGGCCAGAACATCATCAGCCCACGTGAAGCAGCCGTCAGCGAGCTTGTGAATAACATTCATCTGACTCCAAACGTCTTCTCAGAAGAGTTTGAGATcacagctggcgaattgacggcctacatcaaatcatcaaaaacatgaaggccccaggcttcgacagcatcctaaaTCTCAAgccaaacacatgagtgctccattCTTTGAGCATCTttcgctgatcttcaatcagtgtatGTGACTCAGCTACTTCCCCTCGTCCTGGAAGTCTGCAAAAGTCATTCCCAT
The nucleotide sequence above comes from Armigeres subalbatus isolate Guangzhou_Male chromosome 3, GZ_Asu_2, whole genome shotgun sequence. Encoded proteins:
- the LOC134219445 gene encoding uncharacterized protein LOC134219445, coding for MAPTENGIAAPEQSDLPAWLNESFFEDIFVSQQGLAPGKFEVKIQSVTPTGGSGENYTSSMYRAKVDAVCDDGSINTLAVIIKAIITMPEMKQFSVFTREKHVYEHTLPAMEQLWAEAGETIRFGPRCWKTVEGDTDVIVMDDLGAQGYTVANRQQGADLDHVHVFLKKLAQFHAAGAVLYRKNKTISPLYDCFYVSPEGRVFMEKFISVIKPVFLEILSSSPEDKQYQSKLEKSLDNHFNKLSTSLALNDSDFVALCHADVWTNNHLYSYHKSGSPKDALLIDYQGPFYGSPVTDLFYYVVSSTTLELKTTRFDELVQYYHTQLTEALTKLAYPLVIPSLRDIHIEMLKRGYFGLYCLYGILPVVLADKNENANMDGFFGDSEENKKFRHDMYNNPLFYEHLKPLLKLFDTRGLLDFE